The Fundidesulfovibrio magnetotacticus genome has a window encoding:
- the argC gene encoding N-acetyl-gamma-glutamyl-phosphate reductase, which translates to MSRIPVGLVGVTGYTGMELARLLAFHPRLDLVRATSRTDKGKPLQEIYPFVRSTKLDGLVLTEPDPQDLARACELVFLAVPHGAAMDTAAELLAQGLKVVDLSADFRLRDPGVYAQWYGLEHRHPGLIGDAVYGLPERYAPDIAKARLIANPGCYPTSVILGLWPALEAGIVEPAGIVCDSKSGTSGAGRKAGVATLFCEIHDTFRAYGLGTHRHTPEIEQELGFLAGQDMTVSFNPHILPIDRGIHSTIYTRLKGAITQEGAAKLYAEHYAGHPWVRVLPPGKLPETRHVRGTMYCDIGVVVDPRTGRLIVCSVIDNLCRGASGQALACANLMLGLDVDEGLRLAPLMP; encoded by the coding sequence ATGTCTCGGATACCCGTGGGGCTCGTTGGCGTCACCGGCTACACCGGCATGGAACTGGCGCGGCTTCTGGCCTTCCACCCGCGCCTCGATCTCGTGCGCGCCACCTCGCGCACCGACAAGGGCAAGCCCCTCCAGGAAATCTACCCCTTCGTGCGCAGTACGAAGCTCGACGGGCTCGTCCTCACCGAGCCCGACCCCCAGGACCTGGCGCGGGCCTGCGAGCTGGTTTTCCTGGCCGTGCCCCACGGCGCGGCCATGGACACGGCGGCGGAGCTCCTGGCCCAGGGCCTCAAGGTTGTGGACCTCTCTGCCGACTTCCGCCTGCGCGACCCCGGCGTCTACGCCCAGTGGTACGGCCTGGAGCACCGCCATCCCGGGCTCATCGGTGACGCGGTCTACGGCCTGCCCGAGCGCTACGCCCCGGACATCGCCAAGGCCCGGCTCATCGCCAACCCCGGATGCTACCCCACCTCGGTGATCCTGGGCCTGTGGCCCGCCCTGGAGGCGGGCATCGTGGAGCCCGCGGGCATCGTCTGCGACTCCAAGTCCGGCACGTCCGGGGCCGGTCGCAAGGCGGGCGTGGCCACGCTCTTCTGCGAAATCCACGACACCTTCCGGGCCTATGGCCTGGGCACGCACCGCCACACCCCCGAGATCGAACAGGAGCTGGGCTTCCTGGCCGGGCAGGACATGACCGTCTCCTTCAACCCGCACATCCTGCCCATCGACCGGGGCATTCACTCCACCATCTACACGCGGCTCAAGGGCGCCATCACCCAGGAGGGCGCCGCGAAGCTCTACGCCGAACACTACGCCGGGCATCCCTGGGTGCGCGTGCTGCCCCCGGGCAAACTCCCCGAGACGCGCCATGTGCGCGGCACGATGTACTGCGACATCGGCGTGGTGGTGGACCCGCGCACCGGGCGGCTCATCGTCTGCTCGGTGATCGACAACCTCTGCCGGGGCGCGTCTGGCCAGGCCCTGGCCTGCGCCAACCTCATGCTCGGCCTGGACGTGGACGAGGGCCTGCGGCTGGCCCCCCTCATGCCCTGA
- a CDS encoding DUF1844 domain-containing protein, with protein MNQDKTCDSCPEGHADYAGMCLPQVDFTTFMISLASAAMVHLGEMPEPESGRMAASLPLAKHSIDTLAMLEEKTRGNLSDAEARQLADVLGHLRMLYVRRNA; from the coding sequence ATGAACCAGGACAAGACGTGCGATTCCTGCCCCGAGGGGCATGCCGACTACGCGGGCATGTGCCTGCCCCAGGTGGACTTCACCACCTTCATGATCTCCCTGGCCTCGGCGGCCATGGTGCACCTGGGCGAAATGCCCGAGCCCGAGTCCGGGCGCATGGCCGCGAGCCTGCCCCTGGCCAAGCACTCCATCGACACGCTGGCCATGCTCGAGGAAAAGACGCGCGGCAACTTAAGCGACGCCGAGGCACGGCAACTGGCCGACGTGCTGGGCCACCTGCGCATGCTCTACGTGCGACGCAACGCCTGA
- a CDS encoding pyridoxal-phosphate-dependent aminotransferase family protein, which yields MLNKTRLLTPGPTPLPEEVRLAMARDMLHHRKPAFLPVMEDVRAGLKYLFQTSQEVIPLACSGTGAMAAAVTNLFTPGEKLLCVEGGKFGERWGEICEMHGQIPVRLPVEWGRAVDPADVARALDADPSIRGVLVQASETSTGVLHPIGELGRVTAGREALLVADGISAVGISPCPMDAWGVDCLLTGSQKGLMLPPGLAFIACSEKGWAKCAQVRPSNFYFQLQGEHAKIKANQTMFTSPVGLLIGLRESLRLFREFGLERLHAKQWALTMMARAGASAMGLELLAPENFTWGLTSIRMPLGVSASEVAKRASADHGVVLATGQGHMKDRVVRLGHMGHVDFGDVLAGLAALRQAFTGAGGYIGCPDALEQAMDAYGEALRQGPPAN from the coding sequence ATGCTCAACAAGACCCGCCTGCTCACCCCCGGCCCCACGCCGCTTCCCGAGGAAGTGCGCCTGGCCATGGCCCGGGACATGCTCCACCACCGCAAGCCCGCCTTCCTCCCCGTGATGGAAGACGTGCGCGCGGGCCTCAAATACCTTTTCCAGACCAGCCAGGAGGTCATCCCCCTGGCGTGCTCCGGCACCGGGGCCATGGCCGCGGCCGTCACCAACCTCTTCACGCCGGGCGAAAAGCTTCTGTGCGTGGAAGGCGGCAAGTTCGGCGAGCGCTGGGGCGAAATCTGCGAGATGCACGGGCAGATCCCCGTGCGCCTGCCCGTGGAATGGGGACGGGCCGTGGACCCCGCCGACGTGGCCCGCGCCCTGGACGCCGACCCGTCCATCCGAGGCGTGCTGGTGCAGGCCTCGGAGACCTCCACGGGCGTGTTGCACCCCATCGGGGAACTGGGCCGCGTCACGGCCGGGCGCGAGGCCCTGCTGGTGGCCGACGGCATCTCGGCCGTGGGCATCTCGCCCTGCCCCATGGACGCCTGGGGCGTGGACTGCCTGCTCACGGGCTCCCAGAAGGGGCTCATGCTCCCGCCGGGCCTGGCCTTCATCGCCTGCTCGGAGAAGGGCTGGGCCAAGTGCGCCCAGGTGCGGCCCTCCAACTTCTATTTCCAGCTCCAGGGCGAACACGCCAAGATCAAGGCCAACCAGACCATGTTCACCTCCCCGGTGGGGCTGCTGATCGGGCTGCGCGAGTCGCTGCGCCTCTTCCGGGAGTTCGGCCTGGAACGCCTCCACGCCAAGCAGTGGGCCTTGACCATGATGGCCCGCGCCGGAGCAAGCGCCATGGGCCTGGAGCTGCTGGCCCCCGAGAACTTCACCTGGGGGCTCACGTCCATCCGCATGCCCCTGGGCGTGAGCGCCTCCGAGGTGGCCAAACGCGCCTCGGCCGACCACGGCGTGGTGCTGGCCACGGGCCAGGGCCACATGAAGGACCGGGTGGTGCGCCTGGGCCACATGGGCCACGTGGACTTCGGCGACGTGCTGGCCGGACTGGCCGCCCTGCGCCAGGCCTTCACCGGAGCGGGCGGCTACATCGGCTGCCCCGACGCCCTGGAACAGGCCATGGACGCCTACGGCGAGGCCCTTCGCCAGGGCCCCCCCGCCAACTGA